The following DNA comes from Candidatus Auribacterota bacterium.
CAGTCAGGGCAAGGGGGCATTGAAAGAGAAACTTGCATTGCTGCTGAGCCAGCCGGAACATGTCAGATGGCAAATCGACATTGGCACGTATAATTGCAGTCTGCTTCCCGGCAACAAGATACAGGCGGCGCTTAAAAAGTACCGTACTGCCTTGGAAGAAAAGATCAATGGGTATGAAAAATTGCGAAGATATTTACGGGATGCCGGCTGCCCGCCTCATCGATTCGGAGTAGCAACCCGGCCAGTATTCCTATTGAAAGGAGAGCTGCAGTGGGTTGATTCCTATCTGTCGCAACTGAAAAAGGTTAATGCGCACTAGTGTCTTGTCACGGAAATTCCTAGCATATGTCTATCATCGCGAGCGAAAGCGAAGCGATCTCAACATATTGGCAATCATGAGATTGCTTCGTCGCTACGCTCCTCGCAATGACAGGACTTTTGAATGCTACTTCCGAGACACCACACTAGTCCTTGCCAGGAAAATGGCGTGACGCCTTTCATTAAAGACAATAGTGCTCTTCAATGTCGATAGGACCGGGTATTAAT
Coding sequences within:
- a CDS encoding PadR family transcriptional regulator, coding for MAELSCAEAALLGLLSEGPMYPYQIEQQVKYRDMRFWTELSMSSIYKLLRKLEKDGFVIRTNKISSQNRLRKLYTINSQGKGALKEKLALLLSQPEHVRWQIDIGTYNCSLLPGNKIQAALKKYRTALEEKINGYEKLRRYLRDAGCPPHRFGVATRPVFLLKGELQWVDSYLSQLKKVNAH